One region of Streptomyces subrutilus genomic DNA includes:
- a CDS encoding phosphatase PAP2 family protein: protein MAGLTTGGPNVDVSLLYEINGLALRAPDWVDRSVGLVGEYGIPLALVLLVLWCWRGARRQDESTAVESFAALVWAPLAAGLALLVNAPLREFVGRPRPFRAHEGLQVLDAGAGTRFGAELAGADFSFVSGHATLAMALGVGLFVAHRRLGLIGIALAVAEGTCRVYAGVHYPTDVIGGFALGTAVVLVLAPLAMALLTPVVRAVAASPRLGRLVRAKDRVLPLPVGLAQAQTPPAGPRPHESDLAA from the coding sequence ATGGCTGGACTCACGACCGGTGGGCCGAATGTGGATGTCAGCCTGCTGTACGAGATCAACGGACTGGCCCTGCGCGCGCCGGACTGGGTGGACCGGTCGGTCGGCCTGGTCGGTGAGTACGGGATCCCGCTGGCCCTGGTGCTGCTGGTCCTGTGGTGCTGGCGCGGCGCCCGCCGCCAGGACGAGAGCACGGCCGTCGAGTCCTTCGCGGCGCTGGTGTGGGCCCCGCTCGCGGCCGGGCTGGCGCTGCTCGTGAACGCGCCGCTGCGTGAATTCGTGGGCAGGCCGCGGCCGTTCAGGGCGCACGAGGGGCTCCAGGTGCTCGACGCCGGCGCCGGGACCCGCTTCGGAGCCGAACTGGCGGGCGCCGACTTCTCCTTCGTCAGCGGGCACGCCACCCTCGCGATGGCCCTCGGCGTGGGCCTGTTCGTCGCCCACCGCAGGCTCGGGCTCATCGGGATCGCCCTGGCCGTCGCCGAAGGCACGTGCCGGGTGTACGCGGGCGTCCACTACCCCACCGACGTCATCGGCGGGTTCGCGCTCGGCACCGCCGTCGTGCTGGTGCTCGCGCCGCTCGCGATGGCGCTGCTGACTCCGGTGGTGCGCGCGGTCGCCGCCTCCCCGCGCCTGGGGCGTCTCGTACGGGCCAAGGACCGGGTGCTGCCCCTGCCGGTCGGCCTGGCGCAGGCCCAGACCCCGCCGGCCGGACCGCGCCCGCACGAGAGCGACCTCGCGGCCTAG
- a CDS encoding metal-sensitive transcriptional regulator yields MTTIEAEGSPDGGAVHGYHHQKDEHLKRLRRIEGQIRGLQRLVDEDVYCIDILTQVSASTKALQSFALQLLEEHLRHCVADAAVKGGGEIDAKVEEATKAIARLLRT; encoded by the coding sequence ATGACGACCATCGAGGCGGAGGGTTCCCCCGACGGCGGCGCCGTCCACGGCTACCACCACCAGAAGGACGAGCACCTCAAGCGGCTGCGCCGGATCGAGGGCCAGATCCGCGGCCTCCAGCGGCTCGTCGACGAGGACGTCTACTGCATCGACATACTCACCCAGGTCTCGGCGAGCACGAAGGCCCTCCAGTCCTTCGCCCTCCAGCTCCTGGAGGAGCACCTGCGCCACTGCGTGGCCGACGCGGCCGTGAAGGGCGGCGGGGAGATCGACGCGAAGGTCGAGGAGGCCACCAAGGCCATCGCCCGCCTCCTGCGCACCTGA
- a CDS encoding DUF47 domain-containing protein, with translation MRFRLTPRETSFYDMFAASADNIVTGSKLLMELLGADSSARVEIAERMRAAEHAGDDATHAIFHQLNSSFITPFDREDIYNLASSLDDIMDFMEEAVDLVVLYNVEELPKGVEQQIEVLARAAELTAEAMPHLRTMDNLTEYWIEVNRLENQADQIHRKLLAQLFNGKYDAMEVLKLKQIVDVLEEAADAFEHVANTVETIAVKES, from the coding sequence GTGCGATTTCGTCTGACCCCCAGGGAGACGAGCTTCTACGACATGTTCGCCGCATCCGCGGACAACATCGTCACGGGCTCCAAGCTCCTGATGGAACTGCTCGGAGCGGACTCTTCCGCACGGGTCGAGATCGCGGAGCGGATGCGGGCTGCGGAGCACGCGGGAGACGACGCGACCCACGCGATCTTCCACCAGCTCAACTCCTCCTTCATCACGCCGTTCGACCGCGAGGACATCTACAACCTCGCCTCGTCGCTCGACGACATCATGGACTTCATGGAGGAGGCGGTCGACCTGGTCGTCCTCTACAACGTGGAGGAGCTCCCCAAGGGCGTCGAGCAGCAGATCGAGGTGCTGGCGCGCGCGGCCGAGCTGACCGCCGAGGCCATGCCGCACCTGCGGACGATGGACAACCTCACCGAGTACTGGATCGAGGTCAACCGCCTCGAGAACCAGGCCGACCAGATCCACCGCAAGCTGCTCGCCCAGCTCTTCAACGGCAAGTACGACGCCATGGAGGTGCTGAAGCTCAAGCAGATCGTCGACGTGCTCGAAGAGGCGGCCGACGCGTTCGAGCACGTTGCGAACACGGTGGAGACCATCGCGGTCAAGGAGTCCTGA
- a CDS encoding inorganic phosphate transporter produces the protein MDTFALVVTIGVALGFTYTNGFHDSANAIATSVSTRALTPRAALAMAAVMNLAGAFLGSGVAKTVSKGLIETPHGNRGMWILFAALVGAIVWNLITWYFGLPSSSSHALFGGMVGAALAGGIGVLWDGVVDKVVIPMFVSPVVGLVAGYLVMVAILWMFRRANPHKAKRGFRIAQTVSAAAMALGHGLQDAQKTMGIVVMALVIADVQAADAAIPIWVKVACAVMLSLGTYAGGWRIMRTLGRKIIELDPPQGFAAETTGASIMFGSAFLFHAPISTTHVITSAIMGVGATKRVNAVRWGVAKNIILGWFITMPAAALVAAVSFWIVNLAFV, from the coding sequence GTGGACACCTTCGCTCTGGTCGTGACCATCGGTGTCGCGCTCGGCTTTACGTATACGAATGGTTTCCACGACTCCGCGAACGCGATCGCGACGTCCGTCTCGACGCGGGCGCTGACCCCGCGCGCGGCGCTCGCGATGGCCGCCGTGATGAACCTCGCCGGCGCCTTCCTGGGCAGCGGGGTCGCCAAGACGGTCAGCAAGGGCCTGATCGAGACGCCCCACGGCAACCGGGGCATGTGGATCCTCTTCGCGGCGCTGGTCGGCGCGATCGTCTGGAACCTGATCACCTGGTACTTCGGCCTGCCGTCGTCCTCCTCGCACGCGCTGTTCGGCGGCATGGTGGGCGCGGCGCTGGCCGGTGGCATCGGCGTGCTGTGGGACGGCGTGGTCGACAAGGTCGTCATCCCGATGTTCGTGTCGCCGGTGGTCGGCCTGGTCGCCGGCTACCTGGTGATGGTGGCCATCCTGTGGATGTTCCGCCGCGCCAACCCGCACAAGGCCAAGCGCGGCTTCCGCATCGCGCAGACGGTCTCGGCGGCGGCGATGGCGCTGGGCCACGGCCTGCAGGACGCGCAGAAGACCATGGGCATCGTGGTGATGGCGCTGGTCATCGCCGATGTGCAGGCCGCGGACGCCGCCATCCCGATCTGGGTCAAGGTCGCCTGCGCCGTGATGCTGTCGCTGGGTACGTACGCGGGCGGCTGGCGCATCATGCGCACGCTCGGCCGCAAGATCATCGAGCTGGACCCGCCGCAGGGCTTCGCGGCCGAGACCACCGGTGCCTCGATCATGTTCGGCTCGGCGTTCCTCTTCCACGCGCCTATCTCCACCACCCACGTGATCACCTCGGCGATCATGGGCGTGGGCGCGACCAAGCGGGTGAACGCGGTGCGCTGGGGCGTGGCCAAGAACATCATCCTGGGCTGGTT